One genomic window of Herpetosiphonaceae bacterium includes the following:
- a CDS encoding glucose-1-phosphate adenylyltransferase has protein sequence MNVLTLILAGGEGSRLSILGEKRAKPAVPFGGKYRIIDFALSNAVNSDLYRVAVLTQYRPHSLMQHIGMGEPWDLDRRRPDGVQIWQPYRGRSDQDWYRGTSDALYQNRTFIAEDGSDITLVLSGDHIYKQDYRDLLRYHRAKGADLTVAVMHVRPDEVHRFGIMSVDADYRITKFAEKPQQSESTLASMGIYVFNTDFMLRRLEEDAQDASSAHDFGKSIIPKMVENDNVFAYPFEGYWVDVGTIEAYWETNLALLQPETELDLYDSEWVIRTRSEGRPPVKFGPHSDVQNSLLSNGCVINGSVINSVLSPGVFVERGAVIRDSVIMSDTTIRAGAVVDRCVLDKEIVVGERAQVGTGDDNTPNQREPKNINTGITIVGKRAHVAPGAIIGRNCRIDADIMPADFEQLEVASGATVSRGLARGA, from the coding sequence ATGAATGTGTTGACCTTGATCCTGGCGGGCGGCGAGGGCAGCCGCCTTAGCATCCTCGGCGAGAAGCGCGCCAAGCCTGCGGTGCCCTTCGGCGGCAAATACCGCATCATCGACTTTGCGCTCTCCAACGCGGTCAACTCCGATCTGTACCGCGTCGCAGTCCTGACGCAGTACCGGCCCCACTCGCTGATGCAGCATATCGGCATGGGCGAGCCCTGGGATCTCGATCGCCGCCGTCCCGACGGCGTGCAGATCTGGCAGCCGTATCGCGGACGCAGCGATCAGGATTGGTATCGCGGCACGTCCGACGCGCTCTATCAAAATCGGACGTTTATCGCCGAGGACGGCAGCGACATCACGCTGGTGCTCTCCGGCGATCATATCTACAAGCAGGATTATCGCGATCTGCTGCGCTACCATCGCGCGAAAGGCGCGGATCTGACTGTCGCGGTGATGCATGTTCGTCCCGACGAGGTGCATCGCTTCGGGATCATGAGCGTCGATGCCGACTACCGCATCACCAAATTTGCCGAAAAGCCGCAACAGTCCGAGAGCACGCTGGCCTCGATGGGCATCTACGTCTTCAACACCGATTTTATGCTGCGTCGGCTCGAAGAAGACGCGCAGGATGCCAGCTCGGCCCATGACTTCGGCAAAAGCATTATCCCCAAGATGGTCGAAAACGACAACGTCTTCGCCTACCCATTCGAGGGCTACTGGGTCGACGTCGGGACGATCGAGGCGTACTGGGAAACCAACCTGGCGCTGCTGCAACCGGAAACCGAGCTTGATCTCTACGACAGCGAGTGGGTGATTCGCACCCGCTCCGAGGGCAGGCCGCCGGTCAAGTTCGGGCCGCACAGCGATGTGCAGAATAGCCTGCTCTCCAACGGCTGTGTGATCAACGGCAGCGTGATCAACAGCGTGCTGTCGCCCGGCGTCTTCGTCGAGCGCGGCGCGGTGATTCGCGACTCGGTGATCATGAGCGACACGACGATCCGCGCGGGCGCGGTGGTCGATCGCTGCGTGCTGGACAAAGAGATCGTCGTCGGCGAGCGCGCGCAGGTCGGCACCGGCGACGACAATACGCCCAACCAGCGCGAGCCCAAGAACATCAATACCGGCATCACGATCGTCGGCAAGCGCGCGCACGTCGCGCCCGGCGCGATCATCGGGCGCAACTGCCGCATCGACGCCGATATCATGCCCGCCGACTTCGAGCAGCTTGAGGTTGCCAGCGGCGCGACCGTCTCGCGCGGACTGGCGCGAGGCGCGTAG